One window of the Eucalyptus grandis isolate ANBG69807.140 chromosome 6, ASM1654582v1, whole genome shotgun sequence genome contains the following:
- the LOC104450272 gene encoding protein HOMOLOG OF MAMMALIAN LYST-INTERACTING PROTEIN 5 isoform X1, producing MASEQEPAKALLPYLQRADELQKHEPVVAYYCRLYAMDRGLRIPQGERTKTTNALLNSLIKQLEKDKKSLTLGPEDSLHLEGFALNVFGKADKQDRAGRADLNTAKTFYAASIFFEILNQFGPLQPDLEQKQKYAAWKAADIRKALKEGRKPVPGPPSGDEELFMPSSAPSGSYDLGPSDSAFSNAGPEVDSSPQVHEKLDHQHHHSAGIPPSHDFQPPSPPITKAASSTYSSYHPPNYPQESSHPPPNYPQESSHPPPNYPQESSHPPPNYAQESSHASPNRPSDVKQHLSHGYPSEQLPQMPHNYPSEQLPQMPHNYPSEPQQNIPHTYLSESQQHIPNNYPSQETPIYSYPHFQSYPSFTESNLSSVPSQYSSYYQGHDESYPPQSDHQTSKNYASTAQYGAGSRNGTAPEAPPAEAYKYDSNYQPPPEKIAEAHKAARFAVGALAFDDVSIAVDFLRKSLELLTNPSVGK from the exons ATGGCGAGCGAGCAAGAGCCGGCGAAGGCGCTGCTGCCGTACCTCCAACGGGCCGACGAGTTGCAGAAACACGAACCTGTCGTCGCTTATTATt GTAGGCTGTATGCGATGGATCGCGGTTTGAGGATCCCGCAGGGCGAGCGGACTAAGACCACCAACGCCCTCCTCAATTCCCTCATAAAACAGCTCGAGAAG GACAAAAAATCACTAACTCTGGGGCCAGAAGACAGCTTGCATCTGGAGGGTTTTGCCTTGAATGTGTTTGGGAAGGCAGACAAACAAGATCGTGCTGGGCGCGCTGATTT GAATactgcaaaaacattttatgCTGCTAGCATATTCTTTGAGATTCTCAACCAATTTGGTCCTCTTCAGCCAGAT CTTGAACAAAAACAGAAGTATGCTGCATGGAAGGCGGCAGATATAAGGAAAGCCttgaaagaaggaaggaagccAGTACCTGGGCCACCCTCTGGTGATGAAGAACTCTTTATGCCATCAAGTGCACCGAGTGGTTCATAT GACCTGGGGCCTAGTGACTCTGCTTTCTCCAATGCTGGACCAGAAGTTGATTCATCACCTCAGGTCCATGAGAAATTGGACCACCAACACCATCACTCTGCAGGCATTCCTCCATCTCATGACTTTCAGCCACCTTCTCCTCCAATCACAAAAGCTGCAAGTTCTACTTACTCATCATACCATCCTCCAAACTATCCTCAAGAATCCTCGCACCCCCCTCCAAACTATCCTCAAGAATCCTCGCACCCCCCTCCAAACTATCCTCAAGAATCTTCACACCCTCCCCCAAACTATGCACAAGAATCCTCACATGCGTCTCCGAATCGCCCTTCAGATGTGAAACAGCATTTATCACATGGTTATCCCTCAGAACAACTGCCACAGATGCCGCATAATTACCCCTCAGAACAACTGCCACAGATGCCACATAATTATCCTTCAGAACCACAGCAGAATATTCCACACACTTACCTATCAGAATCACAACAACACATACCAAATAATTATCCTTCTCAGGAGACCCCTATTTACTCATATCCCCATTTCCAATCCTATCCGAGTTTCACGGAAAGTAACCTCTCATCCGTCCCATCTCAATATTCTTCATACTACCAAGGCCACGATGAGTCCTACCCTCCCCAGTCAGATCATCAAACCTCAAAAAATTATGCTTCAACCGCTCAGTATGGGGCTGGCAGCCGAAATGGAACTGCTCCAGAAGCTCCTCCTGCAGAAGCATACAAATATGACAGTAACTACCAGCCGCCACCTGAAAAAATCGCCGAGGCACACAAAGCTGCTAGGTTTGCTGTTGGGGCATTAGCATTTGATGATGTTTCCATTGCAGTGGACTTCTTGCGAAAATCTCTTGAACTGCTGACAAATCCATCGGTGggtaagtaa
- the LOC104450272 gene encoding protein HOMOLOG OF MAMMALIAN LYST-INTERACTING PROTEIN 5 isoform X2, with translation MDRGLRIPQGERTKTTNALLNSLIKQLEKDKKSLTLGPEDSLHLEGFALNVFGKADKQDRAGRADLNTAKTFYAASIFFEILNQFGPLQPDLEQKQKYAAWKAADIRKALKEGRKPVPGPPSGDEELFMPSSAPSGSYDLGPSDSAFSNAGPEVDSSPQVHEKLDHQHHHSAGIPPSHDFQPPSPPITKAASSTYSSYHPPNYPQESSHPPPNYPQESSHPPPNYPQESSHPPPNYAQESSHASPNRPSDVKQHLSHGYPSEQLPQMPHNYPSEQLPQMPHNYPSEPQQNIPHTYLSESQQHIPNNYPSQETPIYSYPHFQSYPSFTESNLSSVPSQYSSYYQGHDESYPPQSDHQTSKNYASTAQYGAGSRNGTAPEAPPAEAYKYDSNYQPPPEKIAEAHKAARFAVGALAFDDVSIAVDFLRKSLELLTNPSVGK, from the exons ATGGATCGCGGTTTGAGGATCCCGCAGGGCGAGCGGACTAAGACCACCAACGCCCTCCTCAATTCCCTCATAAAACAGCTCGAGAAG GACAAAAAATCACTAACTCTGGGGCCAGAAGACAGCTTGCATCTGGAGGGTTTTGCCTTGAATGTGTTTGGGAAGGCAGACAAACAAGATCGTGCTGGGCGCGCTGATTT GAATactgcaaaaacattttatgCTGCTAGCATATTCTTTGAGATTCTCAACCAATTTGGTCCTCTTCAGCCAGAT CTTGAACAAAAACAGAAGTATGCTGCATGGAAGGCGGCAGATATAAGGAAAGCCttgaaagaaggaaggaagccAGTACCTGGGCCACCCTCTGGTGATGAAGAACTCTTTATGCCATCAAGTGCACCGAGTGGTTCATAT GACCTGGGGCCTAGTGACTCTGCTTTCTCCAATGCTGGACCAGAAGTTGATTCATCACCTCAGGTCCATGAGAAATTGGACCACCAACACCATCACTCTGCAGGCATTCCTCCATCTCATGACTTTCAGCCACCTTCTCCTCCAATCACAAAAGCTGCAAGTTCTACTTACTCATCATACCATCCTCCAAACTATCCTCAAGAATCCTCGCACCCCCCTCCAAACTATCCTCAAGAATCCTCGCACCCCCCTCCAAACTATCCTCAAGAATCTTCACACCCTCCCCCAAACTATGCACAAGAATCCTCACATGCGTCTCCGAATCGCCCTTCAGATGTGAAACAGCATTTATCACATGGTTATCCCTCAGAACAACTGCCACAGATGCCGCATAATTACCCCTCAGAACAACTGCCACAGATGCCACATAATTATCCTTCAGAACCACAGCAGAATATTCCACACACTTACCTATCAGAATCACAACAACACATACCAAATAATTATCCTTCTCAGGAGACCCCTATTTACTCATATCCCCATTTCCAATCCTATCCGAGTTTCACGGAAAGTAACCTCTCATCCGTCCCATCTCAATATTCTTCATACTACCAAGGCCACGATGAGTCCTACCCTCCCCAGTCAGATCATCAAACCTCAAAAAATTATGCTTCAACCGCTCAGTATGGGGCTGGCAGCCGAAATGGAACTGCTCCAGAAGCTCCTCCTGCAGAAGCATACAAATATGACAGTAACTACCAGCCGCCACCTGAAAAAATCGCCGAGGCACACAAAGCTGCTAGGTTTGCTGTTGGGGCATTAGCATTTGATGATGTTTCCATTGCAGTGGACTTCTTGCGAAAATCTCTTGAACTGCTGACAAATCCATCGGTGggtaagtaa